The genome window GCCCCAGCAGCGGCATCACGGTGCGCAGGCTCAGGTACTTGTCGAAGTCGGTGCCGCCGATGTGGACCCCGCCGTTGGCCAGGATGTCGTCGCGCCGGTCGGCGGCGGCCGCGCGCGCGGGGTTCAGGCGTATCAGCGTGAAGTCCGACGTGCCGCCGCCGATGTCCACCACCAGCACCAGTTCCTCGCCGGTGATCTGCGATTCATAGTCGAAGGCGGCCGCCATCGGTTCGTACTGGAATTCGACGTGGCGAAAGCCCACTTCGCGGGCGATCTCGGCCAGCGTCTCCTGGGCCTTGGCATCCGCGCGCGGATCGTCGTCGATGAAGAAGACGGGGCGGCCGAACACCGCCTGGTCGAAAGTCCTGCCGGCCGCGCGCTCGGCGCGCCGCTTGAGCTCGCCGATGAAGCGGGAGAGCAGCAGGCGGAACGGCAGCGCCCGGCCCTGGACCTCGGTGTGGCCTTCCATCAGCGGCGTGCCCAGCAGGCTTTTCAGCGCCCGCATCAGCCGGCCGTCATAGCCTTCAAGGTAGTCCCGGACCGCCGCGCGGCCGAAGCTGGTCTCGATGTCCTCGGCGTGGAAGAAGACCGCCGAGGGAAAGGTGGGCTGGCCGTCTTCCAGCGGCAGCAGCGAGGGGGCG of Pigmentiphaga sp. H8 contains these proteins:
- a CDS encoding Hsp70 family protein — translated: MISNACGVDFGTSNSTVGWHRPAAPSLLPLEDGQPTFPSAVFFHAEDIETSFGRAAVRDYLEGYDGRLMRALKSLLGTPLMEGHTEVQGRALPFRLLLSRFIGELKRRAERAAGRTFDQAVFGRPVFFIDDDPRADAKAQETLAEIAREVGFRHVEFQYEPMAAAFDYESQITGEELVLVVDIGGGTSDFTLIRLNPARAAAADRRDDILANGGVHIGGTDFDKYLSLRTVMPLLGLGSRLASGKEMPSTPYFNLASWHTINQVYARKSATMLAELFHESAEKDKLARLLELVKERAGHWVAFQVEEAKIALAAEPEARMDLGRVEPGLVQVATRADLDAAIEHLVDRIGGTIAGLLDTAGVAARAVDTVFFTGGSSSVPLLRNQVASLLPAARAVQGDTFGSIGTGLALDAARRLG